From Nitrospirota bacterium, a single genomic window includes:
- a CDS encoding DUF1264 domain-containing protein, translated as MIRALSIASVLSVFVFAMGTAFAQGSAAAPAAEKKPGPADGFNIHVMAPHKFEDGTVHGPYHHYCKGISPEVFQCLLFESTEPNARLTDVEYFVSKSVSRAHVPLKTWNKYYHDHEIEIATGRVQILDMPEAQAKEVAAIAAQTDGIIFHLWPDGAKAPNGTVGHPQSVGHKHRKAEKTDK; from the coding sequence ATGATCCGAGCTCTGAGTATCGCATCTGTGCTAAGTGTTTTCGTCTTCGCAATGGGAACGGCCTTCGCCCAGGGCAGCGCTGCTGCTCCTGCAGCAGAGAAGAAGCCTGGCCCGGCCGATGGTTTCAATATCCATGTGATGGCTCCGCACAAATTTGAAGACGGCACGGTGCATGGCCCCTATCACCATTACTGTAAGGGAATCTCACCAGAGGTTTTTCAGTGTCTGCTATTTGAATCGACCGAGCCCAATGCGCGGCTCACGGATGTCGAGTATTTCGTGTCTAAATCAGTCTCGCGCGCCCATGTGCCGTTGAAGACCTGGAACAAGTATTACCATGACCACGAGATCGAGATCGCCACGGGCCGCGTCCAGATTCTCGATATGCCGGAGGCGCAGGCCAAGGAAGTGGCCGCGATTGCGGCTCAGACGGACGGGATCATCTTCCACCTCTGGCCGGATGGAGCCAAGGCGCCAAACGGAACGGTCGGCCATCCGCAGTCTGTCGGCCACAAGCACCGGAAGGCGGAGAAGACGGACAAGTAG